The DNA window AGTATCCCTTAGTGTAACCATTGGAAAGCAAAGGAAAAAGAAATAActaaagttgaaaaaaaatattttattgaaaaaatataaaataacatttattactaAGAATTGCATTTTTGATTAAGCACCTATGACTGTTTAGGTGTGTAATCCACGTAGAGAATATAAAGAACGTAAATTAAAGAAATGACTAGGAGTACTCTAATAATACCGAATGTTGAGTTTTTCGCTCGGGATGGCCCGCACCTGTGCAGCCGCCCCATCGTAGGCGCCATCGCTGTTGGCCGAAAACTTTATGACGCCAAACTTGGCGAATCTTTCTTTCCACGTAACAGTTTGTGGCAATGTCAGCAAGGCTTCGCTAatggcattttttattttatctgcaATTAAAAGTCGTAATTTTATGGCCTGACAAATTTCAGATACCTATTTTGTTAACATGCTGCCTGTTGATGGCGGAAGCTTCGAATGAATCAACGTTATATAGATcgtgaattttttttaaacgctCATACGACTCATAGCTGGTGCGTGTTACTCGGTGAGCAGAATATTTAAATAACCTGCGTAGTAGTGCTATACGTTGCATGTGGCTTTTAGTTCTTACTGCTACCAATTTCAGAAATATAAACGATGTGTCGTTCGTTACTTACAAAACAATTCAGTCACATTTCTAAGGGCcgattgcatcaaaccgtctgtcaccgttgaaACTTCGTTAAATTTTGTTGTATGGGAAGTCCATCATAGtggtctgctgcgtgacgatgatgtgtcttaTCAAATGTATGCAACTGGCATTCattgtcaccgttaaagcattcattaatttttattgtatgggaagttccatagacctctgctgcgtgacgatgatgtgtctgtcaaatgtggctGATGCAACTGGCGCTAAGTCTAAGAATAATGTGACATACCTATTAGGTACCTAAGAACAGATTTGGGTTAATAATTTAGTTGTGTTTCCACACCTACTACAGATCATATAATTTGAGTGGTGTATggcagagcacaacacaacaacCCGCAACGGGCAGGAACCTAATTATTGGATTTAATTAATCTGTTCCAGTATAATGATTAATTAGTAACATACCTGGAAGTTGCGCATTGACCACTATTGGGTACGGCGGCAGGCGTCCCAAGGTCTCCAGAGTTATGATGTCTTTCCCGCCATCATGCATGAACTTCTTGGAGTAGAGCAGGGTCGTTGAATCAACGGCGGCCCATTCAGCTTGCTTCCTTAGCACCATTTGGGCTGATGCCAAATGTGACCCAGATCCTGAAATGAGTATttacgtaaaaaaaaattacattcataatttgtaattaatagaaagtgtaatttttttaaatatattaattttaattgtagaaaatggccaaaatgaaagggggcaaactgtaaatttcaagttactaggtcaagtggggtatcgttggaaagagctcaaattgagcgtaaataagctattttttataatttttttgttgtggaaaaaaaatttcgaaggaaaatgtaaaaaaaaataccgttccccccccttatctccgaagtttaccaacgaaaaattatgaaagttttagtaaacattgtttttatgctaaatattacaggaaaaatataatcgtgtttgtattttgaatacttttttttttattcacaaaaaacttttcagatttttactttcaatttacccacccttgcggatgtatatcgtacttcaaattaatacgagatgttacgtaaatcatcttctgtccaataaagtaaaaactgtttaaattggttaacattataaagaattatccctgaaaaaccaggtcgcgcaaattagttagcaaattgaccgggagatggcgctatacacaataatactcattagtgcctatacttttgtcttctagtcaagtcattagagttatatgaaaatatgagattatttttactaggtagtttgaaagaaagtttgtacggaaccctcggtgggcgagtccgactcgcacttggccggtttttttttatatgtacctaGTTATTTATTATGGATGAGTGGGCAATACTTAGTAATGATCCGAAAAATGAAGCATTCTCTCCTTTTCCCTTGAGAGTCTTAAGCACGAGCTTGCTGCCGCTGAGCGAGTCCTCGTCGCTGTAGGCGAAGGTGCAGCCGCGCAGGTCCAGCAGCGTATTTACGTTGTGCGCTCtgtaaataaccacaaaatcacTGGCGACGCTAGCGCGGGTGTGATAACACTGTATTAGGTAGCCGACGAGTGAATTGTGGAATAATAGAAGCAATCTTTATCAGGAGCCAATGACACGGACTGATAACATTTAACTTATCTATTTGTTTTTGGTGTCGACAATGCCCGGAAGATTGCGAAGAGTTAATTCACGATGTTGAGTCCAGTAATTAACTGATGAAATATGAAACTGTGGAGGTGGATGATGGAATACCTACCCACAAATGTCCGCTGTTATAAGGATTCTGACGTGCAACGCCCCCTGAGCCGGTACATCATGCAGTTAGCGACCTTGCTAAGAATGTGATAACGTCAGTCAAGGCTGAATCTATTTATAATCCTTGGAAATTAATGTGGGTATACTACTCAGCATATACCTATGCTCCcaaaactataattatattatgttagtGTATCTTCTACTTTACCAACTTCCGTGCACGAGTTTATACATACTGCGGCTGAATTAACCACTTTGTCGTAAGAAAATGAATCATTCTGCTGTTGTCGATcttatgaataaattaatacacgtcATGTAGGTAAGACGATCAGATTAAGTCACATATTTTAATTACACAGCAGTCACATATTTAACGTGTTATCTAGTTATAGACTAGATTTTAAGTGCCTAAATAAGTAGAGTTAGTCGGTACGTCGGTAGGTACTTAAAGCACGGACGACTCGCGGCCCCTCTAAATCGTTAGCGCCTAGAGCGGACGTACGGGTACGGCTATAATATCCCTCTTACCTAGGTTCTAACTGGGTACTGCTAACAAGTATGCAGGAAAGCGAAACtcgtaggtacttacatattaatGCATGATTGTCTTTATGTACCTACTCAAACTTCAACTAATGATAGATATTAGGTATATCTGCCTACCTATATTATAAAGAAAACTATTGTTTGTCTTTATCGCGTTGAGTATTCATCTGGTGCACGACAAGTGTTTTAGTAACGGATGTATTGGTATGTGACGTATGACTTACTTCTTTCTGCATAAGGATTTGCGGCGTTCGTCACAGGCATGACCTAATGATGGCAGTTATGCACTTCCAACCGTAGATCCAGGGCCGGGGGTGTCATGGTATGACATTACTTTTTGTCGCGGTTGTACATGACGTCGCCGTAGTACCCCAGGCTTGCCCTCGACTTATCTGGCCTGCGAACATAGACGTGACGTACCTACCAGTGCCATCCGTGGCAGTCGGCGTACCGGTATCATCCGAAAATGGCTGTTGGTCAAACTTACTTTTTGTCGCAATGTATGATGACGTCGGAGAAGTACCCAGGCTTGTTCTCGACGTTCATCTGGTGCGCGAACACGGGCGTGACGGGCAGGAGCTGCACCGCCGACGCGAGCGTCTCCCGGAGCCGCATGTACGCCGCCGCCGTCATGAACGCTATGATCAAACGCGTCAGCGT is part of the Leguminivora glycinivorella isolate SPB_JAAS2020 chromosome 10, LegGlyc_1.1, whole genome shotgun sequence genome and encodes:
- the LOC125230493 gene encoding uncharacterized protein LOC125230493, whose translation is MSEKKELRIVTYMCPTHPVQLYELILELLEKALDCYTTLQYESRCSGPFPDRPDPFSTNKVDIAFMTAAAYMRLRETLASAVQLLPVTPVFAHQMNVENKPGYFSDVIIHCDKKAHNVNTLLDLRGCTFAYSDEDSLSGSKLVLKTLKGKGENASFFGSLLRSGSHLASAQMVLRKQAEWAAVDSTTLLYSKKFMHDGGKDIITLETLGRLPPYPIVVNAQLPDKIKNAISEALLTLPQTVTWKERFAKFGVIKFSANSDGAYDGAAAQVRAIPSEKLNIRYY